A window of Thermogemmatispora onikobensis contains these coding sequences:
- a CDS encoding glycosyltransferase — MRELVVNQHTNRAAETSRGKPPGSLSPLRVCMHVLGQGKSDVRVMRAATALSAAGCHVSVVDLESQEQPAREELQGITLQHVRLAPEFFSSRFKHRALLRAASLFVRGTWQVLSTDADVYHAHDVAALPACYLASRLRRKQLIFEAHEMPLEEHPLSSMSRGRRLLHHLLTLLMKGMIPASDGVITVSPPIVQELQRRYRIKRLALVRNIPPYQQVTPSKRLHEALGLAPQIRLALYQGRLQANRSLDLLVKAARYLDPEIVIVLLGKGLGNAAEELEQLIETEQVGNRVRLLPAVPYAELLSWTASADLGLLVASPDYSLNVQMFLPNKLFEYIMAGVPVLTSALPAVVELVQTYGLGEVVSDLTPEAIARTINRMLAQPQRLATMRQNALQAASADLHWEKEQENLLYLYQQISKR, encoded by the coding sequence TTGAGAGAGTTGGTAGTCAATCAGCACACCAATCGGGCTGCCGAGACCTCACGGGGCAAGCCCCCAGGGAGCCTATCCCCTCTGCGGGTCTGTATGCATGTGCTGGGCCAGGGCAAGAGCGATGTACGAGTAATGCGGGCCGCAACCGCTCTGAGCGCCGCCGGGTGCCATGTCAGCGTGGTCGATCTGGAGTCGCAAGAGCAACCTGCGCGTGAGGAACTCCAGGGCATCACTCTGCAGCACGTACGGCTGGCCCCCGAGTTCTTCTCGTCTCGTTTCAAGCACCGCGCCTTGCTGAGGGCTGCCTCACTCTTCGTACGCGGTACATGGCAGGTGCTGAGCACAGACGCCGATGTCTATCATGCTCACGATGTTGCCGCTTTGCCAGCTTGCTACCTGGCCTCGCGCCTGCGCCGGAAACAACTGATCTTTGAGGCTCACGAGATGCCTCTGGAGGAGCATCCCCTTTCCTCCATGAGCCGGGGGCGACGGTTGCTTCACCATCTGCTGACCCTGCTTATGAAAGGTATGATTCCCGCCAGCGATGGCGTGATCACCGTCTCTCCTCCGATCGTCCAGGAGCTTCAGCGCCGCTATCGGATCAAACGCCTGGCCCTGGTGCGCAATATTCCTCCCTATCAGCAGGTAACACCCAGTAAGCGGCTGCATGAGGCTCTTGGCCTGGCACCTCAGATACGCCTGGCTCTCTATCAAGGACGCCTCCAGGCCAATCGCTCGCTGGATCTCCTCGTCAAGGCCGCCCGCTACCTCGATCCCGAGATTGTCATCGTGCTCTTGGGGAAAGGACTGGGCAACGCTGCCGAGGAGCTGGAGCAGCTGATTGAGACAGAACAGGTCGGCAACCGCGTGAGGCTCTTGCCCGCCGTCCCTTATGCCGAGCTGCTGAGTTGGACGGCCTCGGCAGATCTGGGTCTGCTGGTCGCCTCGCCCGACTATTCGCTGAACGTGCAGATGTTCCTGCCCAATAAGCTGTTTGAGTACATCATGGCCGGCGTCCCCGTGTTGACCTCAGCCCTGCCAGCGGTCGTGGAGCTCGTGCAGACCTACGGCCTGGGTGAGGTGGTCAGCGATCTCACTCCTGAAGCCATCGCCAGGACCATTAACAGGATGCTTGCCCAACCGCAGAGGCTGGCC
- a CDS encoding glycosyltransferase — MLSEAQDVAAGLSPLFQGQRVVMLRFAPARGDARLWRTATALKEAGLQVTIVDVVGSRSSPHEEIHQGIRLKHIVMPAWFIPARFKPWFLVKLLRINVLSTLHLLREEADIYHSFVEHALPAAYVAARLRRKPLIFDSPELPLADRAVQRWPRLLAIARRVLSYLVRRSQGVIAVSPPIVSLIEREYGGQRVTLLRNVPPYHQVARTNLLREKLGLSNATRIALYQGNLQENRGLDLLVRAAPFLEPDVVIVMLGAAREPTHQKLQKLIAELGVEQRVKLLPPVPYEELLAWTASADLGLTLLPPDYSLSIRYCLPNKFFEYLMAGLPVLSSQLDVIAELIQAHELGVVEPSRDPATVATTINRVIHDQKALERMREHALEIARREFNWNREQFHLFELYQALLPARSASALAPQREGSL; from the coding sequence ATGTTATCTGAAGCTCAAGATGTGGCTGCTGGCCTCTCGCCACTTTTTCAGGGGCAGCGCGTCGTCATGCTCAGGTTTGCTCCGGCCCGCGGCGATGCGCGTCTGTGGCGCACTGCCACTGCTCTGAAGGAGGCAGGTCTGCAGGTTACAATTGTGGATGTTGTCGGGTCGCGCTCCTCCCCCCATGAGGAGATTCACCAGGGGATCAGGCTGAAGCATATCGTCATGCCCGCCTGGTTTATCCCAGCGCGTTTTAAGCCCTGGTTTCTGGTCAAACTACTCCGCATCAATGTACTGAGCACTCTCCATCTCCTTCGAGAAGAGGCCGACATCTACCATTCATTTGTGGAGCATGCACTACCCGCCGCCTATGTGGCAGCCAGACTGCGACGTAAGCCCTTGATCTTTGATTCACCAGAGTTGCCGCTGGCAGATCGAGCGGTCCAGCGTTGGCCGCGCCTCCTCGCCATTGCACGGCGGGTGCTGAGCTACCTTGTGAGGCGCAGCCAGGGGGTGATCGCTGTCTCTCCCCCCATTGTCTCCCTCATCGAGCGCGAGTATGGCGGACAGCGTGTCACACTCCTGCGCAATGTGCCACCCTACCACCAGGTTGCGCGCACCAATCTTCTCCGTGAAAAATTAGGCTTATCCAATGCTACCCGTATTGCCCTCTATCAGGGGAATCTTCAGGAAAACCGTGGCCTTGATCTGCTTGTGCGAGCTGCTCCATTTTTAGAGCCAGACGTCGTGATTGTCATGCTCGGGGCAGCTCGCGAGCCGACACATCAGAAACTGCAGAAACTGATCGCCGAGCTTGGGGTGGAGCAACGTGTGAAACTGCTGCCTCCCGTTCCCTACGAGGAACTCCTGGCCTGGACTGCCTCAGCCGATCTCGGCCTGACCTTGCTTCCGCCTGATTACTCACTGAGTATTCGCTACTGCCTGCCCAATAAGTTCTTCGAGTACTTGATGGCAGGGCTTCCCGTACTCAGCTCTCAGCTCGATGTGATTGCCGAGCTGATTCAGGCCCACGAGTTGGGAGTCGTCGAGCCATCACGTGATCCGGCTACCGTCGCCACTACCATCAATCGGGTCATCCACGATCAGAAGGCACTGGAGCGCATGAGAGAGCACGCCCTCGAGATCGCTCGCCGCGAGTTCAACTGGAACCGCGAGCAATTTCATCTATTCGAACTCTATCAGGCACTGCTGCCAGCAAGATCGGCCAGCGCCCTAGCGCCACAGCGGGAGGGATCACTTTGA
- a CDS encoding lipopolysaccharide biosynthesis protein, protein MKPTTQQPYPAYPGPQYPQYAPGYQPTPAVQIARPVQPAQPAMAAPPAAPASPTTSGPTTPAPAQEKSNGYVGQLRTLVKSSGIYALSSLAGPLTSLVLAPLLTHTLSRDEYGALSVLLAAISLIAGITQLGLGNAFFRAYGYDYESRRERLRVLSTVVGLLLAISIAVTLAMSLGAAFIALLLFQSPLLTAPVQAAALVVLLQNLSVPGLAWLRAENRPTLYATLSIANLLVGLVATLLYIGPLHLGMTGALLGTASGYAIVVFSMLPVILWEAGLTFDREMARNMLSFGVPLVASFVSVWVLQLSDRYLLSRFGSLAETASYSIAYTLGNVLGVLVISPFNLAWPTTMFSVARRRDAPQIFRLIFRWFSVVLLVAAFGLSLAGKFLLEVLFPDSYHGASPVISLVAMSMVFYGIYNVFNVGISIKRKTWYAVVLTAEAAIFNVVLNVLLIPLTGALGAAFSTLVAYAFLSLLAYLVNNQMYPVPFEIGFFLSALAIGIALYFIAAFLAQGLDPLSSAVLYGLIWLAYVVILLLLARLPLRQLSRLRHSFPGRSVKRSL, encoded by the coding sequence TTGAAGCCAACAACACAACAGCCCTATCCAGCCTACCCGGGGCCGCAGTATCCACAGTACGCGCCGGGCTATCAGCCAACACCAGCGGTGCAGATAGCACGACCAGTCCAGCCGGCACAGCCAGCGATGGCAGCCCCACCAGCTGCGCCAGCCTCGCCGACGACGTCGGGACCCACTACTCCAGCACCAGCCCAAGAGAAGAGCAATGGCTACGTGGGTCAGCTGCGTACCCTGGTGAAGAGCAGTGGGATCTATGCCCTCTCTTCTCTGGCAGGCCCTCTGACCTCGCTTGTGCTGGCCCCACTCCTGACACACACTCTCTCGCGCGACGAGTATGGCGCCCTCTCCGTGCTGCTCGCGGCCATTTCGCTGATCGCCGGCATCACACAGCTCGGCTTAGGGAATGCCTTCTTCCGCGCCTATGGCTACGACTACGAATCACGCCGCGAGCGACTGCGCGTGCTTTCGACCGTAGTAGGGCTGCTCCTGGCGATCTCGATCGCGGTAACGCTAGCCATGTCGCTAGGCGCGGCCTTCATCGCCCTGCTCCTCTTCCAGTCACCCCTCCTGACAGCGCCAGTACAGGCAGCCGCCCTGGTAGTATTGCTGCAGAATTTGAGCGTGCCGGGCCTGGCCTGGCTGCGAGCCGAGAACCGCCCTACGCTCTATGCGACCCTTTCAATCGCCAATCTACTCGTGGGCCTTGTCGCAACCTTACTCTACATAGGACCATTGCATCTGGGCATGACCGGGGCCTTGCTGGGCACGGCCAGCGGATATGCCATCGTAGTTTTCAGTATGCTGCCGGTGATCCTCTGGGAAGCGGGCTTGACTTTTGACCGCGAAATGGCGCGCAATATGTTGTCCTTTGGCGTGCCCCTGGTGGCAAGCTTCGTGTCTGTCTGGGTGCTGCAGCTCTCGGACCGCTATCTGCTGAGTCGCTTTGGCTCACTGGCGGAAACTGCCAGCTACTCGATCGCCTATACGCTGGGCAACGTCTTGGGCGTACTGGTCATCTCCCCTTTCAATCTGGCCTGGCCGACGACGATGTTCTCCGTGGCGCGTCGCCGCGATGCCCCCCAGATCTTCAGGTTGATCTTCCGCTGGTTCAGCGTCGTCCTCCTGGTAGCCGCCTTTGGCCTCTCGCTGGCCGGGAAATTTTTGCTGGAAGTCCTCTTCCCAGATAGCTATCATGGAGCCTCGCCCGTGATCTCATTGGTGGCCATGTCTATGGTCTTCTACGGCATCTACAATGTTTTCAATGTAGGAATATCGATAAAGAGAAAAACATGGTACGCAGTGGTTCTTACGGCAGAGGCAGCCATTTTTAACGTGGTGTTGAATGTGTTGCTTATTCCACTCACTGGTGCACTAGGAGCAGCCTTCTCGACACTGGTGGCCTATGCGTTCCTCTCGCTCCTGGCCTACCTGGTGAATAACCAGATGTACCCTGTGCCCTTCGAGATCGGTTTCTTTCTCAGCGCACTGGCCATTGGGATCGCTCTCTACTTCATCGCAGCCTTCCTGGCCCAAGGCCTTGATCCGTTGAGTAGCGCCGTCCTTTATGGACTGATCTGGTTGGCCTATGTTGTCATTCTGCTGCTATTGGCACGCCTGCCACTGCGGCAGCTCTCCCGTCTGCGCCATTCCTTTCCCGGAAGGAGTGTAAAAAGAAGTCTATGA